TGGTCCAAACACCAATCTTGGGCATAACTCAATTGTGTATATGATTGAAAGTCAGGTGAATTATATTTTAGATGCCATTCAAACAACCCTACAAAACAAACTTCTGTTCACCAATGTTCGTGCAGAAGTTCAACATGAGTTTAATCAAAGCATTCAAGAAAAAATGAAAAAAACTGTCTGGGCACAAGGTTGTACCAGTTGGTATCAAACTGCTGATGGCAAAAATACCAATAACTGGCCGGGTTTTACCCTCGAATATCGACAACGTACTCGTCGCTTCGATATTGAAAACTACACTCAGGTTTCGGCTATTTCTTAAACAAGCTTCACCATAGGAAATGAGAAAAATAAACGGAGAATTTTATGAAGTCTTTTAAAAATAAAGTCGCAGCTGTGACAGGTGCAGGTTCTGGGATTGGACAAGCAATTGCTATAGCACTCGCAAAACAAGGTTGTCATCTAGCACTTTCTGATATCAGTGAAGCTGGATTAGCTAAAACAGTCGAGCTGTTAACGCCTTATTCAGTCAAAGTAACCACACAAAAAGTCGATGTGGCTAAGCGTGATGAAGTTGCAACTTGGGCAAAGGCAGTTGTAGATGAACATGGCCAAGTTAACCTGATTTTTAATAATGCTGGTGTCGCAATAGGCAGTACGGCTGAAGGTGTGAGCTATGAAGATCTTGAATGGCTCATTGGTATTAACTTTTGGGGCGTGGTTTATGGCACCAAAGAATTTTTACCTTACTTAAAGCAAAGTGGTGATGGGCATATTATTAATATTTCCAGTATGTTTGGCTTAACAGCTCAACCGACCCAAAGTGCTTATAACGCCAGTAAATTTGCTGTTCGTGGCTTTACCGAGTCTCTACGCCAAGAACTCGATATGCAAAATGCTGGAGTGAGTGCGACCTGTGTGCATCCGGGTGGTATTCGTACCAATATTGCCAAAGCTGC
This genomic stretch from Acinetobacter pittii harbors:
- a CDS encoding SDR family NAD(P)-dependent oxidoreductase, which encodes MKSFKNKVAAVTGAGSGIGQAIAIALAKQGCHLALSDISEAGLAKTVELLTPYSVKVTTQKVDVAKRDEVATWAKAVVDEHGQVNLIFNNAGVAIGSTAEGVSYEDLEWLIGINFWGVVYGTKEFLPYLKQSGDGHIINISSMFGLTAQPTQSAYNASKFAVRGFTESLRQELDMQNAGVSATCVHPGGIRTNIAKAARMNNSVQSLGMDPLKSQDAFDKLLRTPADDAAQQILEAVRKDRRRLLIGADAKAVDVIQRILPQGYQKIFATATALQTRLLNKSAK